The following proteins are co-located in the Lachnospiraceae bacterium genome:
- a CDS encoding RNA-binding S4 domain-containing protein: MKICKVKGDYIQLNQLLKLENIVSTGGEARQLIEHGMVRVNGEKAEAIRKKIKMGDKVEVSGEILLIETETES, from the coding sequence ATGAAAATCTGCAAGGTAAAAGGAGACTATATTCAGCTTAACCAATTGCTGAAATTAGAAAATATTGTTTCCACTGGCGGAGAAGCCAGACAGCTGATCGAACACGGCATGGTCAGAGTGAACGGAGAGAAAGCAGAAGCAATCCGCAAAAAAATTAAAATGGGCGATAAAGTAGAGGTCAGCGGCGAGATCCTGCTGATAGAGACAGAAACGGAATCCTGA
- the recF gene encoding DNA replication/repair protein RecF, whose amino-acid sequence MYVKRLMLKNFRCYEELDVELSPNINIVYGKNAQGKTNLLEAVYYCATGRSHRTSYDKECIRYEQDEAMIKIWYEKYRQDQIEIHLRKNGRKSVAINGYPAQKINELFGCFHVVVFSPEDLSLIKNGPAKRRKFMDMEICQVDPVYLHDLQQYCKVLRQRNQLLKEISKNSAKKETVFAWDAQLVQYGVKVMKRRVQFVKQLESFTGPIHDSITHGEEKLKILYENAVPADESLFQRTLENNLARDIRYGTTASGPHHDDLALYVDQADVRVYGSQGQQRTTALSMKLAELEMMKQEIGHSPVLLLDDVMSELDRERQLHLAQYIQQNQTIITCTGIEDSIQRLPAGRMFEVQKGRIIS is encoded by the coding sequence ATGTATGTGAAGCGGTTGATGCTAAAAAACTTTCGCTGCTACGAGGAGTTAGACGTAGAGCTTTCGCCTAATATCAATATCGTATATGGAAAAAATGCCCAGGGAAAGACAAATCTGCTGGAAGCCGTTTATTACTGTGCTACTGGACGTTCACACCGCACCTCTTACGATAAAGAGTGCATCCGGTATGAGCAGGATGAGGCGATGATCAAGATCTGGTATGAAAAGTACAGGCAGGATCAGATTGAGATTCACCTGCGCAAAAATGGCAGAAAGTCCGTAGCCATCAATGGGTATCCTGCGCAGAAGATCAACGAATTATTTGGCTGCTTTCATGTGGTTGTATTTTCTCCAGAGGATCTTTCGCTCATCAAAAACGGCCCGGCTAAGCGACGCAAGTTTATGGATATGGAGATTTGTCAGGTGGATCCGGTATATCTCCATGACCTGCAGCAATACTGCAAGGTGCTTCGGCAAAGAAATCAGCTGCTTAAGGAAATATCCAAAAATTCGGCTAAAAAAGAAACCGTGTTTGCATGGGATGCACAGCTGGTTCAGTACGGCGTAAAGGTGATGAAGCGAAGGGTGCAGTTTGTAAAGCAGCTGGAGTCCTTTACTGGCCCTATCCATGACAGCATTACGCATGGAGAAGAAAAATTAAAAATTTTGTATGAAAACGCCGTGCCGGCAGACGAGAGCCTCTTCCAGCGTACGCTGGAAAATAATCTGGCGCGCGACATTCGTTACGGTACGACGGCAAGCGGGCCGCATCATGATGATTTGGCGCTGTATGTTGATCAGGCAGACGTGCGCGTATATGGCTCGCAGGGGCAGCAGCGTACGACGGCGCTTTCGATGAAGCTGGCAGAGCTGGAGATGATGAAGCAGGAGATCGGTCATAGTCCGGTACTGCTGCTGGATGATGTGATGAGTGAGCTTGACAGGGAGCGGCAGCTGCATCTGGCACAGTACATTCAGCAAAATCAGACGATTATTACTTGTACGGGTATTGAGGACAGCATTCAGAGGCTGCCGGCCGGAAGGATGTTTGAGGTGCAGAAGGGGAGAATTATCAGTTGA
- the yfbR gene encoding 5'-deoxynucleotidase, whose protein sequence is MKHIKRWGLMRSNREENVQEHSLQVAMIAHCLALIENKRYGGRVDPEHVMALAVFHETAEVITGDLVTPIKYYNKEIQKAYKNVEKVAEEKMISLLPEELRDDYRPLIQPEEEAYRYVKAADTIAAYTKCLEELKSGNMEFSMAKQTLQQKIHDMNMPCAEDFLREFIPSFSMTLDELN, encoded by the coding sequence ATGAAGCACATTAAGAGATGGGGGCTCATGCGCAGCAATCGGGAGGAAAATGTGCAGGAGCACAGCCTTCAGGTGGCGATGATTGCGCATTGTCTGGCACTGATTGAAAATAAAAGATACGGCGGCAGAGTAGATCCGGAGCATGTGATGGCGCTGGCTGTTTTTCATGAGACGGCGGAGGTCATTACCGGTGATCTGGTGACGCCGATTAAGTATTATAACAAGGAAATTCAGAAGGCCTATAAAAATGTGGAGAAGGTGGCGGAGGAAAAGATGATTTCGCTGCTGCCGGAGGAGCTGAGGGATGACTACCGTCCGTTGATCCAGCCGGAGGAGGAGGCATACCGGTATGTGAAGGCGGCTGATACCATTGCGGCCTATACAAAATGTCTGGAGGAGCTAAAGAGCGGAAATATGGAGTTTTCCATGGCAAAGCAGACGCTGCAGCAGAAGATTCACGATATGAACATGCCTTGTGCAGAGGACTTTTTGCGGGAGTTTATTCCCAGCTTTTCCATGACGCTGGATGAGCTAAATTAA